In Desulfosediminicola ganghwensis, a single window of DNA contains:
- a CDS encoding YqaE/Pmp3 family membrane protein, translating into MNELVKIIFAIILPPLGVFFQVGIGKHFWVNILLTLLGYIPGIVHAVWVVAKNK; encoded by the coding sequence ATGAATGAATTGGTAAAAATAATATTTGCTATTATCCTTCCACCTCTTGGAGTATTTTTTCAAGTTGGTATAGGGAAACATTTCTGGGTAAATATACTATTGACTTTGCTTGGATATATTCCGGGTATAGTTCATGCCGTCTGGGTGGTGGCAAAAAATAAATAG
- the rpiB gene encoding ribose 5-phosphate isomerase B: protein MKIALGTDHAGFHLKETIKKYLLNSGYEVHDFGAHDDKSSDYPDYCRPAAESVARCQCDLGIVFGGSGNGEAMVANKVQGIRCGLCWNVESARLTKEHNNANMISIGARMVEEGEAIEIVRTWLISQFQGGRHLLRIKKIESVSQ, encoded by the coding sequence ATGAAAATAGCATTAGGTACAGACCACGCAGGATTTCATTTAAAGGAGACTATAAAGAAATACCTGCTGAACAGCGGATATGAGGTTCATGACTTTGGTGCGCACGATGACAAGTCTTCTGATTATCCGGATTATTGCAGACCTGCAGCGGAGAGTGTGGCCAGATGCCAGTGTGATCTGGGGATAGTCTTTGGTGGCAGTGGCAACGGTGAGGCAATGGTGGCCAATAAAGTTCAGGGCATACGATGTGGGTTGTGTTGGAATGTGGAGAGTGCCAGACTGACCAAGGAACATAATAATGCGAATATGATTTCTATTGGCGCTCGTATGGTGGAAGAGGGCGAAGCTATAGAGATTGTCAGGACCTGGTTGATTTCGCAATTTCAAGGAGGCAGGCATTTGCTGAGAATAAAGAAAATTGAGTCAGTGAGTCAGTGA
- a CDS encoding glutathione S-transferase — protein MFRLICGTESTWSLRAWMCAHLVGVQFEEQVIQLGAPGYKVELRKHSETGLVPVLDTVEIQIHDSLAIGEYLNELSGGILYPVDRWERARARSLCAELHSGFPVLREGCPFSSAGKGMMRQSAGMERELLRLEAIFTGARLPFMFDRAGMVDVFYAIMAYRLEGYDISLPGKAGEYQQSLLGWDMLKAAITRARGWENMT, from the coding sequence ATGTTCAGGTTGATCTGTGGTACCGAGTCCACCTGGTCATTACGGGCTTGGATGTGTGCACATCTGGTGGGGGTTCAGTTTGAAGAACAGGTAATTCAACTGGGTGCTCCCGGTTATAAGGTCGAGCTACGGAAACATTCTGAGACAGGTTTGGTACCGGTACTTGATACCGTTGAAATACAAATACATGACTCCCTGGCTATTGGTGAGTACCTGAACGAGCTGTCGGGCGGGATATTGTACCCGGTAGACCGTTGGGAAAGGGCCAGAGCCAGAAGCCTATGTGCTGAACTGCACTCCGGATTTCCTGTTCTCAGAGAGGGATGTCCATTTTCTTCCGCAGGTAAGGGGATGATGCGCCAATCAGCAGGGATGGAGCGGGAACTCCTACGACTGGAAGCCATTTTCACCGGGGCCAGATTGCCATTTATGTTTGACAGGGCCGGTATGGTGGATGTGTTTTATGCTATCATGGCCTATCGACTCGAAGGTTATGATATTTCTCTACCTGGGAAGGCTGGGGAATATCAGCAGAGTCTGTTGGGCTGGGACATGCTGAAGGCGGCGATAACCAGGGCAAGAGGCTGGGAAAATATGACCTGA
- a CDS encoding IscA/HesB family protein, with translation MLNVTDLASEKLVEYMQANNISSSLRVFMSQGGCAGPALVLALDEMKKEDQIFNQGGLVFLVDSSLLDMCGTITVDYITAASQSGFSVRSTNPLPGGGGGCNSGSCGSEGCGC, from the coding sequence ATGCTGAACGTTACCGATTTGGCGAGTGAAAAGTTGGTTGAGTATATGCAGGCAAATAATATCAGCTCAAGTTTGCGCGTGTTTATGTCACAGGGCGGTTGTGCAGGACCGGCTTTGGTTCTGGCGCTCGATGAGATGAAAAAGGAAGATCAGATATTTAATCAGGGCGGGCTTGTTTTTCTGGTTGATAGCAGCCTTCTCGATATGTGCGGCACAATTACTGTTGATTACATTACTGCTGCATCTCAATCAGGCTTCAGTGTTCGTTCAACCAATCCATTGCCGGGAGGCGGTGGTGGCTGCAACTCCGGTTCCTGCGGATCTGAAGGGTGTGGTTGTTGA
- a CDS encoding ion transporter: MPTTFYRRHSLSILLDDPFVVPAAVNHLHFHNQHYILTRFTQHCTQDIRHLSLQAQNRPMKFKQIIEENESRHGRNFDLFIQFTIVLSLVSFAVATLPNITPETRELLKIIELFTIFIFTAEYVARIYVADKKLRFIFSFYGLIDLFAILPFYFATTVDLRAIRILRLMRLFRAFKLLRYSRAIQRLHSALKIAREELLLFSVVAGMAIFFAAVGIYYFENEAQPEEFASVFHSLWWAVATLTTVGYGDVYPITAGGKVFTFFVLMVGLGIVSVPTGLIASALSSARELERRQPGSQNEQNAACQLNETPDLPDERTQPHFFYFLSIGLITPKDVIQGNPLLLPLNERFTGLLTL; this comes from the coding sequence TTGCCTACCACCTTCTATCGGCGGCATAGCCTGTCAATCCTCCTTGACGACCCGTTCGTCGTTCCCGCAGCGGTTAATCACTTGCATTTTCACAATCAACACTATATTTTGACGCGCTTTACCCAACACTGCACCCAGGACATCCGCCATCTTTCATTGCAAGCCCAAAACCGCCCCATGAAATTCAAGCAGATTATTGAGGAAAACGAATCCAGGCACGGTCGTAATTTTGATCTGTTCATCCAGTTCACCATCGTCCTCTCGCTCGTCTCATTCGCAGTAGCAACACTCCCTAATATCACACCTGAGACGAGGGAGTTACTGAAAATTATTGAGCTGTTCACTATTTTCATTTTTACCGCAGAATATGTGGCAAGAATATATGTTGCTGACAAAAAGCTCCGATTCATTTTCAGCTTTTATGGATTAATTGATCTTTTCGCTATTCTGCCTTTTTACTTTGCTACGACAGTCGACCTGAGAGCAATACGAATCCTGCGACTGATGCGACTGTTTCGCGCCTTCAAGCTACTCAGGTACTCCAGGGCTATTCAACGGTTGCACAGTGCCCTGAAAATAGCCAGGGAAGAGCTGCTCCTTTTCTCCGTGGTAGCTGGTATGGCGATTTTTTTCGCTGCTGTTGGGATTTACTATTTCGAGAACGAAGCGCAGCCGGAGGAGTTTGCCTCTGTATTTCATAGTTTGTGGTGGGCTGTGGCAACACTCACCACAGTTGGCTATGGAGATGTTTACCCGATCACCGCAGGAGGTAAGGTCTTTACCTTTTTCGTATTGATGGTCGGCCTGGGAATTGTTTCGGTACCTACCGGACTGATAGCTTCTGCCCTGTCATCCGCCCGTGAACTTGAAAGAAGGCAGCCAGGCTCTCAAAATGAGCAAAACGCTGCTTGCCAGCTGAACGAGACACCAGATTTACCTGACGAACGAACTCAACCACACTTTTTTTATTTCTTGTCCATTGGACTGATCACACCGAAAGACGTAATTCAAGGTAATCCACTACTGTTGCCGCTTAATGAAAGATTTACCGGGCTCCTCACTCTGTGA
- a CDS encoding ABC transporter ATP-binding protein, whose translation MKNNHPLLSVEQVCKSFGNKQVARNISFSLQKGEIGCLLGPSGCGKTTLLRVIAGFESIQSGTVCIDSTIVSSSTRNEAPENRSIGMVFQDYALFPHLSVSDNVGFGINKMPRNERHKRVGELLTLVGLEEVANNYPHEISGGQQQRVALARALAPQPELLLLDEPFSNLDALLRERLTVEVRDILKKLGTTALLVTHNQHEAFSVADKIGVLFDGTMQQWDNAHSIYHKPASLEVARFVGEGTLIDGKVTSTGKIQTALGPLEGHFSIPCEPGCSVDLLIRPEDILHIEDNCLKATILKKSFRGPNIVYLLQLASGEKCQALVSSHHDHRIGERIGIQPEVDNLIVFPKTCQL comes from the coding sequence ATGAAAAACAATCACCCGCTCCTGTCGGTGGAACAGGTCTGCAAATCTTTCGGAAACAAGCAGGTTGCCAGGAATATCTCCTTTTCATTGCAAAAAGGTGAGATCGGTTGCTTGCTCGGGCCAAGTGGCTGCGGCAAAACAACACTCTTACGCGTGATTGCCGGTTTTGAGTCAATCCAGAGTGGTACTGTCTGTATTGACAGCACAATCGTTTCCAGCAGCACCCGAAACGAAGCACCGGAAAATCGTTCTATCGGTATGGTTTTTCAGGATTATGCTCTGTTTCCTCATCTCTCTGTCAGTGACAATGTCGGCTTCGGCATCAACAAAATGCCAAGGAATGAACGTCACAAACGAGTCGGTGAATTACTCACCCTTGTCGGACTCGAAGAGGTGGCAAACAATTACCCTCACGAAATCTCTGGCGGCCAGCAACAGCGCGTCGCACTGGCCCGGGCACTCGCACCACAACCGGAATTACTGCTGCTTGACGAACCATTCTCAAATCTTGATGCATTACTTCGAGAACGGCTAACAGTTGAAGTTCGTGATATCCTCAAGAAACTTGGGACAACCGCACTGCTTGTCACCCATAACCAGCACGAAGCGTTTTCGGTGGCCGATAAAATAGGGGTACTCTTTGACGGGACCATGCAGCAATGGGATAATGCCCACTCAATCTATCACAAACCGGCAAGCCTTGAGGTGGCCAGGTTTGTAGGGGAAGGAACGCTTATAGACGGCAAAGTCACTTCAACCGGGAAAATTCAAACAGCATTGGGCCCGCTTGAAGGTCATTTCTCTATTCCCTGCGAACCCGGTTGCAGCGTTGATCTGTTGATCCGCCCTGAGGATATTCTTCATATTGAAGATAATTGCCTTAAAGCTACGATTTTAAAAAAATCCTTTCGTGGCCCCAACATTGTCTACCTGTTGCAACTCGCGTCGGGAGAGAAATGCCAGGCACTGGTTTCCAGCCATCATGACCACAGGATTGGAGAAAGGATCGGAATCCAGCCCGAAGTTGACAACCTGATCGTTTTCCCAAAAACCTGCCAGCTTTAA
- a CDS encoding ABC transporter permease, which translates to MTKPHLLLTFHTFRPDGWQLAACLLAALVAVPVAVIFASLLHPEKEIWAHLGQTVLASLLTNTFWLCSGVMVCTTLLGVSLGWLTGACSFPGRSFFTWALTLPMAIPAYVMAFIFVGVMDFTGPFQTLLRTLPGFERTIIEVRTTPFIVLVMSLTLYPYVYLLSRSAFMSQGNKLMEAARTLGLSPWAAFFRVALPMARPWIASGLALVLMETLADFGAVSIFNFDTFTTAIYKAWFGFFSIQAAAQLASILVLFAMMLVLVEALYRSRMRYHGSARGGSAQTRIRLTGARAVAATLFCFFIVAVAFILPVLQLIIWVIEAAGNNSLPNYNSEVSRTLLLGIVAALLTCSAALLLSYVKRTSPTRGNMLLCKFATIGYALPGTVLAVGIFLPIAWLDNHLQNLMEVMFTIETGPILHGTLLVMLLAYMIRFMAPGFGSIDSSMQAISPSLDEAASIYGIRGLKLISSVHLPLLKKGILTGFILVIVDVVKEMPITLMTRPFGWDTLAVKIYELTSEAEWERAALPALYLIFASIIPVILLIRQSEK; encoded by the coding sequence ATGACAAAACCACACCTCCTCTTAACGTTCCATACCTTCCGGCCGGACGGCTGGCAGCTTGCTGCCTGCCTTCTGGCCGCTCTTGTTGCTGTTCCGGTCGCAGTCATTTTTGCCTCACTCCTGCATCCGGAAAAAGAGATCTGGGCCCATCTGGGCCAGACTGTCCTTGCCTCGCTGCTCACCAACACCTTCTGGCTCTGCAGCGGGGTCATGGTCTGCACCACCCTGCTCGGAGTTTCACTGGGCTGGCTCACCGGTGCCTGCTCATTTCCCGGGCGTTCATTTTTTACCTGGGCGCTCACCCTGCCCATGGCCATACCCGCCTACGTCATGGCCTTTATCTTTGTGGGTGTTATGGATTTTACCGGCCCCTTTCAAACCCTGCTGAGAACGCTGCCCGGCTTTGAGCGAACAATTATCGAAGTACGAACAACGCCATTTATCGTACTGGTAATGAGCCTCACCCTCTATCCATACGTCTACCTGCTCAGCCGCTCCGCCTTTATGAGTCAGGGCAATAAGCTGATGGAAGCAGCAAGGACCCTTGGACTGAGCCCATGGGCCGCCTTCTTCAGAGTCGCCCTGCCCATGGCTCGCCCCTGGATCGCCAGCGGACTTGCCCTGGTGCTGATGGAAACGCTTGCTGACTTTGGCGCCGTCTCTATCTTCAACTTCGACACCTTTACCACCGCAATCTACAAGGCCTGGTTTGGTTTCTTTTCCATTCAAGCGGCAGCACAGCTGGCCTCAATACTGGTCCTGTTCGCTATGATGCTGGTACTTGTTGAAGCGCTCTACCGCTCACGCATGCGCTACCATGGCAGTGCCAGAGGGGGCAGCGCCCAGACCCGGATCAGGCTCACCGGAGCAAGAGCTGTGGCTGCAACCCTCTTTTGCTTCTTCATCGTTGCCGTTGCCTTCATTCTACCTGTTCTGCAACTGATTATATGGGTTATAGAAGCTGCCGGTAATAACAGTCTGCCCAATTACAACTCTGAGGTTAGCCGAACTCTACTGCTTGGTATAGTCGCCGCTCTGCTTACCTGTAGTGCGGCATTGCTGCTCTCCTATGTAAAGAGGACATCACCAACCAGAGGAAACATGTTACTCTGTAAGTTCGCTACCATAGGCTATGCCCTGCCCGGGACTGTGCTTGCGGTGGGTATTTTTCTGCCAATCGCCTGGCTGGATAATCATCTGCAAAATCTGATGGAGGTGATGTTTACCATTGAAACAGGCCCTATCCTGCATGGTACCCTGCTGGTAATGCTTCTGGCGTATATGATACGCTTTATGGCCCCTGGATTTGGCTCCATAGACAGTTCCATGCAGGCCATCAGCCCAAGCCTGGATGAGGCCGCCTCAATATACGGCATCAGGGGATTGAAACTTATCTCATCAGTCCATCTCCCCCTCTTGAAAAAAGGAATTCTAACCGGATTTATTCTGGTTATAGTCGATGTGGTCAAGGAGATGCCAATTACTCTCATGACCCGACCTTTCGGCTGGGACACTCTGGCTGTGAAAATATATGAACTGACCAGTGAAGCAGAATGGGAACGCGCGGCTCTTCCCGCACTTTATCTGATCTTCGCCTCGATCATCCCGGTAATACTGCTCATTCGTCAATCGGAGAAGTAA
- a CDS encoding extracellular solute-binding protein: MKIKALLAGLAMSMVLPAANALAQDEIVVYSARNEHLIKPIFEKYTEKTGVKVKYITDDAGVLLEKLKAEGTRTPADIYLTVDAGNLWQAADSGVLQPLESEELNSNVPANLRDPENRWFGLSVRARTIVYNTNADVADKLQSYEGLADENWKGRLVLRTSKKVYNQSLVASLIASHGEEKAETIVEGWVSNLATAPFSNDTKALEAVAAGIGDATIVNTYYLGRLMKQKPELPLAIFWPNQKTDGVHMNVSGAGLTAHAKNKGEAIKLLEWLSGPEAQADFAGLNMEYPVNDSVALEPLVQSWGSFKGNPLNISVYGELQADAIKLMDRAQYK; encoded by the coding sequence ATGAAAATCAAAGCACTTCTCGCAGGTTTGGCAATGAGCATGGTTCTTCCTGCAGCCAACGCACTTGCCCAGGATGAAATCGTTGTCTACTCCGCCCGCAATGAACACCTGATCAAACCAATTTTTGAAAAGTACACGGAAAAGACCGGGGTAAAGGTGAAATATATCACCGACGACGCTGGTGTTCTGCTGGAAAAGCTTAAAGCCGAAGGGACGCGAACGCCTGCTGATATCTACCTCACAGTAGATGCCGGCAACCTCTGGCAGGCTGCAGATTCTGGTGTACTCCAGCCTCTGGAGTCTGAAGAGTTAAACAGTAATGTTCCTGCCAATCTGCGCGATCCTGAAAACAGATGGTTCGGACTGTCCGTACGTGCCAGAACCATCGTCTACAACACAAACGCAGATGTTGCCGATAAACTCCAAAGTTATGAAGGGCTCGCCGACGAAAACTGGAAAGGCAGGTTGGTGTTGCGTACCTCGAAAAAAGTTTACAACCAGTCCCTGGTAGCCTCCCTTATCGCAAGCCATGGTGAAGAGAAAGCTGAGACCATTGTCGAGGGTTGGGTAAGCAACCTGGCTACTGCACCTTTTTCCAACGATACCAAAGCGCTTGAAGCCGTTGCGGCAGGCATCGGTGACGCGACAATTGTAAACACCTATTACCTCGGTCGCCTGATGAAGCAGAAACCTGAACTTCCGCTGGCGATATTCTGGCCAAACCAGAAAACAGATGGCGTTCACATGAATGTGAGTGGCGCTGGCCTCACCGCCCATGCCAAAAACAAGGGCGAGGCAATCAAGCTGCTCGAATGGCTTTCCGGCCCTGAAGCCCAGGCCGATTTTGCCGGCCTGAACATGGAATATCCTGTTAATGATTCTGTCGCCCTTGAACCGCTGGTTCAGAGCTGGGGCAGCTTCAAAGGTAATCCGCTGAACATTTCTGTCTACGGCGAATTGCAGGCAGATGCGATCAAATTGATGGATAGAGCTCAATATAAATAG
- a CDS encoding DUF4345 domain-containing protein, translated as MQLKKALLILAFGTILIIGMLYGISPSWFLTTFSTASEPASIDQTHILRAVMMLYIALGLFWLYAAFSDRYRDIGIVILAIFCGGLVAGRILSVVIDGPPSPLFVLYIFMELALIPICIWLLKKDGQLPPPDKNRN; from the coding sequence ATGCAATTAAAGAAGGCCCTGCTTATTCTGGCTTTTGGTACCATCCTTATCATCGGTATGCTCTACGGCATCTCACCCAGCTGGTTTCTGACTACTTTCTCTACAGCTTCAGAACCTGCCAGTATAGATCAAACCCATATTTTACGAGCGGTAATGATGCTCTACATCGCACTCGGGCTATTTTGGCTCTATGCTGCTTTTTCTGATAGATACCGTGATATCGGGATCGTCATTCTGGCAATATTCTGTGGGGGACTCGTCGCCGGCAGGATACTGAGCGTAGTTATCGATGGCCCCCCCTCACCACTGTTTGTGCTCTATATTTTCATGGAACTCGCCCTGATACCGATCTGCATCTGGCTGCTCAAAAAAGATGGCCAGCTCCCACCTCCAGACAAAAATCGTAACTAA
- a CDS encoding threonine aldolase family protein — MYSFKNDYSEGAHPEILQALVESNLSQEEGYGLDCHTERAIALLRNQVADENADIHLLSGGTQTNLIAISSFLRPHEACICARSGHIATHETGAIEATGHKLLAVDAPNGKLTRQMIEPVLFEHHFEHMVKPRLVYISNPTEIGTIYSKKELAELQRFCLENELLLYVDGARLGTALVADGGLTMADMYQLTDAFFVGGTKTGALLGEALVVRNPDLRRDLRYLIKQRGGLLAKGRLLGVQFEELFKDNLYFELSAHANEMAQLMVRELSQAGCRFWIESPTNQIFPIFENKVIDQLSGDFEFYVWARIDEASSAVRLVTSWATPREAVVKFIEAYREAVAN; from the coding sequence ATGTACAGTTTTAAAAATGATTACAGTGAAGGCGCCCACCCGGAAATTCTCCAAGCTCTGGTCGAGAGCAATCTCAGCCAGGAGGAAGGATATGGGTTGGACTGCCATACAGAGCGGGCGATTGCGCTGTTGAGGAATCAGGTAGCGGATGAAAACGCTGATATTCATCTGCTCTCAGGTGGCACCCAGACGAACCTGATCGCTATCAGCTCATTTCTTCGACCGCATGAGGCGTGTATCTGCGCCAGATCGGGACACATCGCCACCCACGAAACGGGGGCCATTGAGGCGACCGGGCATAAGCTGCTGGCGGTAGACGCACCGAATGGCAAGCTGACCAGACAGATGATCGAGCCGGTACTTTTTGAACACCACTTTGAGCATATGGTGAAACCGCGGCTGGTCTATATCTCTAATCCTACTGAGATTGGCACAATTTACTCAAAAAAAGAACTGGCCGAACTGCAGCGTTTCTGTCTGGAAAATGAACTGCTGCTCTATGTGGATGGTGCCCGTCTGGGTACGGCTCTGGTGGCTGATGGTGGCCTTACCATGGCTGATATGTATCAGTTGACGGACGCCTTTTTTGTAGGTGGCACCAAGACAGGTGCTTTGCTTGGCGAAGCGCTTGTTGTGCGCAATCCTGATCTTCGCCGCGACCTCCGCTACCTGATCAAGCAACGTGGCGGTTTGCTTGCCAAAGGCCGGTTGCTTGGCGTCCAGTTTGAGGAGCTGTTTAAAGATAATCTTTACTTTGAACTATCGGCCCACGCCAATGAGATGGCGCAGCTTATGGTACGGGAGTTGTCTCAGGCTGGTTGCAGGTTCTGGATCGAATCTCCAACCAACCAGATCTTTCCTATTTTCGAGAATAAGGTAATCGACCAGTTGTCCGGGGATTTTGAGTTTTATGTCTGGGCCAGGATAGATGAGGCAAGTTCTGCAGTGCGCCTGGTGACTTCATGGGCAACTCCGAGGGAAGCTGTCGTCAAATTTATTGAGGCGTACAGAGAGGCAGTGGCGAATTGA
- a CDS encoding MarR family winged helix-turn-helix transcriptional regulator, which translates to MMKHRVKGKKADLQTLSTYVKLARASDTVTAVTHKHLARENLTISQFGVLEALYHLGSMCQKDVARKILKTTANITTVIDNLEKRGLVERVRSTEDRRYISLHITPDGAELVERIFPVHLRGIVESFRVLTAEEQAQLAELCKKLGLAQKV; encoded by the coding sequence ATGATGAAACACAGGGTGAAAGGTAAAAAAGCAGATCTGCAGACACTAAGCACCTATGTGAAACTGGCCAGAGCCTCGGACACGGTTACCGCCGTCACACACAAACATCTTGCCAGGGAAAATCTTACTATATCGCAGTTTGGCGTGCTGGAAGCTTTGTACCACCTGGGATCAATGTGCCAGAAAGATGTGGCTCGAAAAATCCTGAAGACCACGGCCAATATTACCACTGTTATCGATAATCTGGAAAAACGCGGCTTGGTTGAGAGGGTGCGTAGCACCGAGGATCGCAGATATATCAGCCTGCACATCACTCCCGACGGTGCAGAGTTGGTTGAGAGGATCTTCCCTGTTCACTTGCGGGGAATCGTCGAGAGTTTCAGGGTATTGACAGCAGAGGAGCAGGCCCAGCTGGCAGAACTTTGCAAAAAACTCGGTCTGGCGCAAAAGGTGTAA
- a CDS encoding YbaK/EbsC family protein, with protein MSNIPDKVRAFLENHNLAALEFEPGSTPTAEMAAQRIGVPVGQIAKSILFKGKDNTFRLVVAAGDKKINSGALKRATGAKHRMATADETNDVTGFLPGGVCPFGLAEAELEILLDISLDKYETVYPAAGTNATGVPLSPDYLQQITGGVKVEVT; from the coding sequence ATGAGTAATATCCCAGATAAAGTACGTGCATTTCTTGAGAACCATAATCTTGCCGCACTCGAATTCGAACCCGGTTCAACACCCACCGCAGAAATGGCTGCCCAACGGATAGGAGTTCCCGTTGGCCAGATTGCGAAATCGATCCTTTTCAAAGGGAAAGATAACACCTTCAGGCTGGTCGTGGCTGCTGGCGACAAGAAGATTAACAGCGGAGCACTCAAGCGGGCAACCGGCGCCAAACACAGGATGGCAACTGCCGATGAAACAAATGATGTTACGGGATTTCTACCCGGCGGAGTGTGCCCGTTCGGGCTGGCAGAAGCTGAGCTGGAGATCCTGCTGGACATATCGCTCGACAAGTATGAAACTGTCTATCCTGCGGCTGGCACTAATGCCACCGGCGTGCCCCTGAGCCCCGATTATCTGCAGCAGATCACCGGTGGGGTAAAGGTTGAGGTTACCTGA
- a CDS encoding FmdE family protein has translation MTIFSKETIEGLIAFHGHSCPGLAIGIRAAEYAKRELPKADSASLICVTETDMCGVDAIQFLCGCTFGKGNLIHRDYGKMAFTFYDREQGTGFRIVLTGGVASSKDSRKSGKGNVSELMAKDKEGTITAEEKELLSEMREMSRKQLMEAPLDDLFTKTELNVPPPSPARVLAGLVCESCGEKTMESRTRRFGGQTLCIPCFDKVEQKV, from the coding sequence ATGACTATTTTTTCCAAAGAAACCATAGAGGGCCTGATAGCTTTTCATGGCCATTCCTGCCCAGGTTTGGCAATCGGCATTCGGGCAGCGGAATATGCCAAAAGAGAATTGCCCAAGGCGGACTCTGCTTCGCTCATCTGTGTTACAGAAACGGATATGTGCGGTGTCGACGCCATCCAGTTTTTATGTGGCTGCACTTTTGGCAAGGGCAACCTGATCCATCGGGATTATGGAAAAATGGCCTTTACATTCTATGATCGTGAGCAGGGCACGGGCTTTCGTATCGTTTTAACTGGTGGTGTGGCCAGCAGCAAGGATAGCCGAAAGAGCGGGAAAGGAAATGTCAGTGAGCTGATGGCAAAAGATAAAGAGGGTACCATTACTGCCGAGGAAAAAGAGCTTTTAAGCGAGATGCGAGAGATGTCACGGAAGCAGCTGATGGAAGCACCGCTGGATGACCTTTTTACTAAAACAGAGTTGAATGTTCCTCCGCCGAGCCCTGCCAGGGTGCTTGCAGGACTGGTTTGTGAATCCTGCGGGGAAAAGACCATGGAGTCTCGTACCCGACGTTTTGGTGGGCAAACATTGTGTATTCCGTGTTTTGATAAAGTTGAGCAAAAAGTGTGA